The following DNA comes from Xyrauchen texanus isolate HMW12.3.18 chromosome 21, RBS_HiC_50CHRs, whole genome shotgun sequence.
agaagtcatacacatctgggatggtatgaaagtgagtaaatgatgagagaatattcatttttgcatgaacaattcctttaaggacattgttttggtaTGGTAGACATTGTATCCTTGAACCACTTCAGAAATAGTGAATTGCCTTGTTACATTTTCTGTGAGGAATCATTCATAACTCCTATCATTGCATAAAGTAAGTAAACTTGTAGTAGTGAGAATCGCTGATTAACATTGAAGTACAGGTGTTATTAAACAGGGGAGTTAAAAGACATTCCGCATTTACACAAAATGGGACTTTTAAACCAACACTTTTTGCAATACACATCACAGCAATACCTGCATAGGATGAAGAGCTCAGAATCTGAGCAATTGACGCATTTAGTTTTGAGTTGTcgtattttgtgtttttgagagCACTGCCTTCCATCAGGACAGCCGGAGAAACAAAAGACATTACAAGAGAGGCATACAATTTCAGGCCAATGCTGATTAGCAGTGTAGCACTGGTGATATGAGATTGGCTTATCGGGTGTTTCTGAATCACCCGATTCTTGGAGGTACTGCACATCATGGTCGAGTTTAATGCAATTTTTCACATGTCCACATATGCAATCATGGGAGTCGTTACAGGTGTTGCAGATTACGTATACTGGAGAATCTGCAGTTAGACACACGTGCCTCTTTGGAGCATTGGCTCTTTCTCCTTGAGGAAGCTGTAATTTTCCTGTGGGCAACATGTTGTGAGATTGCATTGTGCATGATTTAACTCTTGTACAGCTCTGGTCGTGGATTAACTGGCAGGTGTAGCACACCAAAAAGGTCTCAGACAATGAATTGCTCATACAATAATGTTTTTTCAGAGAATCTTTTTCTTTgcctggtttatgctggtcttgTTGCATATTCATTTTCTGTTGTTGTCCAACTTTGTCTTGACACAGTGCTAAAGTATGCCCTTTCTTTTTGCACTCATTATAATGTTCACAAAGTGAACTGTGAATATCTTTGCACAGGTCACACtgatatataaacaaacaagatGGTGTAATACAGCTGCACATCACTGGTCCAACATCTGTGCCTTGTCTCCGGGTATAACCTTCATTTTGAACTTTACCAGAGCTTTCCAGTAGTCCTGGAATCTGCAGAGGTGAGACATGATTTGTGGGGTTGTTGATCTGGTACTGAAGCGTTGAGACACAGAGTGCTCTTCCTTGGCTAGCATCTTCATTACTCACACTGTCTGACTGAAACGAGTCACCGTATAGAGGGTTGCTTAGTAGGGGGGTCTCCTTTGGTTGCATATACGAAGAGTGAGTTAGCAAACAAGAAGTGGGTGTCATTTGAGGAGCATCTGCCTGCACATTGCTCACCAAATCATTATCGGTGTAAAGATCCAGATCTAAATTCATACCTGAAGAATGGGAAGCCTCTAACTTCCTTTTGATGTTTTCCAATGCTACCTGAAGGTTGTGGCCACTCTTTCTCTCCTTGATTAGTTGAAGAACCCACT
Coding sequences within:
- the LOC127661218 gene encoding spermatogenesis-associated protein 2-like protein, with the translated sequence MSSVGQKIRVDDLIQKYHTNLEIQLKKGDRSLVCIDEQLCKEVEMLLTKDNAQKTFNICGVDPLTVMENSLRALPFKTGHLGLEKLSKAFGVLELAALNLYLYPWRREYRVVKMFSGMFTHSIKPALTLQQAKELFGLLGYQPSGPSEEEELILHSKLVPADSLLNLACGFFTARMECQLLHSTLGALDRGAEWVLQLIKERKSGHNLQVALENIKRKLEASHSSGMNLDLDLYTDNDLVSNVQADAPQMTPTSCLLTHSSYMQPKETPLLSNPLYGDSFQSDSVSNEDASQGRALCVSTLQYQINNPTNHVSPLQIPGLLESSGKVQNEGYTRRQGTDVGPVMCSCITPSCLFIYQCDLCKDIHSSLCEHYNECKKKGHTLALCQDKVGQQQKMNMQQDQHKPGKEKDSLKKHYCMSNSLSETFLVCYTCQLIHDQSCTRVKSCTMQSHNMLPTGKLQLPQGERANAPKRHVCLTADSPVYVICNTCNDSHDCICGHVKNCIKLDHDVQYLQESGDSETPDKPISYHQCYTANQHWPEIVCLSCNVFCFSGCPDGRQCSQKHKIRQLKTKCVNCSDSELFILCRYCCDVYCKKCWFKSPILCKCGMSFNSPV